In one window of Brenneria goodwinii DNA:
- the bcsR gene encoding cellulose biosynthesis protein BcsR, whose protein sequence is MNDKIEYSQTVVYAGLHDDLRVLKQAFSLPEINYIDISLQTRLTQMMKRWPLLAELQASTGSR, encoded by the coding sequence ATGAATGATAAAATTGAGTATTCGCAAACGGTAGTCTATGCCGGGTTGCACGACGATCTGCGTGTATTAAAGCAGGCTTTTTCGTTGCCGGAAATAAACTATATAGACATATCTCTTCAAACACGTTTAACCCAAATGATGAAACGCTGGCCTCTGCTGGCGGAACTGCAAGCGTCGACGGGGAGCCGCTGA
- the bcsQ gene encoding cellulose biosynthesis protein BcsQ, which produces MPVIVLQGIRGGVGTTSVAAGLAWALQLLGETVLAIDFSPDNLLRLHFNMPCAQSNGWGRSQVDGAHWQQGAMQYAPNLDFLPFGQLNLIEITALQQHCIHSPLFWQDNLAQLNAHGKHRWILIDVPADNSPLTRQALAAADAVLLLLTPDANCHVRLHQQALPDRRHFLVNQFSPTSVLQQDLHQLWLHTLPHLLPLVIHRDEALAESLAAKQPLGEYRALSVAAEEIITLANWCLINLTKEAV; this is translated from the coding sequence ATGCCGGTAATTGTATTACAAGGTATTCGTGGCGGCGTAGGAACAACCTCCGTTGCCGCGGGGCTGGCGTGGGCGTTGCAGCTGTTGGGCGAAACGGTACTTGCCATTGACTTCTCGCCGGATAATTTATTGCGGCTCCATTTTAATATGCCTTGCGCGCAATCCAACGGCTGGGGGCGCTCGCAAGTGGATGGCGCGCATTGGCAACAGGGCGCGATGCAATATGCGCCCAATCTTGATTTTCTGCCGTTTGGTCAGCTCAATTTAATCGAGATCACGGCGCTGCAACAGCATTGCATCCACTCCCCCCTTTTCTGGCAGGACAACCTGGCGCAGCTCAATGCGCACGGAAAGCACCGATGGATTTTGATTGACGTGCCGGCGGATAACAGCCCGCTGACCCGCCAGGCGCTGGCCGCCGCCGACGCGGTTTTGCTGCTTCTTACGCCCGATGCGAACTGCCATGTGCGCTTACACCAGCAGGCATTGCCGGATCGGCGCCATTTCCTGGTAAACCAGTTTTCTCCCACCAGCGTGTTACAGCAGGACTTGCATCAGCTATGGCTGCATACGCTTCCACATTTGCTGCCGCTGGTGATTCACCGCGACGAGGCGCTGGCGGAATCGCTGGCGGCGAAACAACCGCTGGGAGAATACCGCGCGTTAAGCGTTGCGGCGGAAGAAATCATTACGCTGGCGAACTGGTGCCTGATCAATCTGACGAAAGAGGCGGTATGA
- the bcsF gene encoding cellulose biosynthesis protein BcsF, translating into MLNLSDIVQLVLLSAVVFFTLGYVAHHFIPRWLQYGEYRLLPPKYLKSAGMLMRDGFLSKIKK; encoded by the coding sequence ATGCTAAACCTGAGCGATATCGTTCAACTGGTATTGTTGAGCGCCGTAGTGTTTTTTACGCTTGGCTACGTCGCGCATCATTTTATTCCCCGCTGGCTTCAGTATGGGGAATACCGGTTATTACCACCGAAATACCTTAAATCCGCCGGCATGTTGATGCGCGACGGTTTTTTATCAAAAATTAAGAAATAA
- the bcsE gene encoding cellulose biosynthesis protein BcsE, protein MTQSFSLGVRRLWNEISLLQPPGFYWVNIERQLDAVLFCRQLISAQTNNARAALICCGENNEPLFTSLFLTKLKQFPYYILPKKKAALFHFTNDLMRELKPQEWLFVFYAPASLWRNIDQEEIQRWVTETGEWLRQRQCTLIILSYGGDTGKLGNMLISQHRALSGLASLYRQQDRALYSVSWWSTENGMTANQVQMLQPEAEGWRVVDDEERLPAPFLNDEGLFLAEKSVLEGAPALSGSWHLFDENQKITDRGMSAHAATLVFALHKTSQVDGLARQIHRLRRQRGNMLKMVVREMRHALRSSDERLLLACGANTIVAYTEPLSRFLSRLESVQGQHFTRLIATDIEPLLSMTRPSNVKGYLPPDRFAQCVNQLMSNTMIPEGSKGLLVALRPVAGLRAAQALTICHLRRFGDVITLSQGRLLLFLFTCRMNELDMALKTIFRLSVDEIFSHRVVWSQDPQIFSEISALSASRGDDGISATNNDIPAHRKPLSPANQIVRRQPVTISLLTGEQRENTC, encoded by the coding sequence ATGACACAGTCATTTTCATTAGGTGTCCGGCGGCTTTGGAATGAAATATCATTACTACAGCCGCCAGGTTTTTATTGGGTTAATATTGAAAGGCAGTTGGATGCCGTATTATTTTGCCGGCAATTAATTAGCGCGCAAACCAATAATGCGCGCGCGGCATTAATCTGTTGCGGCGAAAACAACGAACCACTATTTACGTCATTATTTTTAACCAAACTAAAACAATTCCCTTACTATATTTTACCGAAAAAAAAGGCAGCGTTATTTCATTTCACTAATGACCTGATGCGGGAATTAAAGCCGCAAGAATGGTTATTCGTCTTTTATGCGCCGGCCAGTCTTTGGCGGAATATCGACCAGGAAGAAATTCAGCGCTGGGTGACCGAAACCGGCGAATGGTTACGGCAGCGGCAGTGTACGTTGATCATTCTTAGCTATGGCGGCGATACCGGCAAGTTGGGAAATATGCTTATTTCCCAGCATCGCGCATTGTCTGGTTTAGCCAGCCTGTACCGGCAGCAGGATCGCGCACTCTATTCGGTGTCCTGGTGGAGCACGGAAAATGGCATGACGGCCAACCAGGTGCAGATGTTGCAGCCGGAAGCGGAAGGGTGGCGGGTGGTGGATGATGAAGAACGGTTACCGGCGCCTTTCCTGAATGATGAGGGATTGTTCCTGGCGGAAAAAAGCGTTTTGGAAGGCGCGCCGGCTTTATCGGGCAGCTGGCATCTTTTTGATGAAAATCAAAAAATTACCGATCGTGGCATGTCGGCCCATGCCGCAACCCTGGTTTTTGCGCTTCATAAAACCAGTCAGGTGGACGGCCTGGCCAGACAAATTCACCGTTTGCGCCGCCAGCGGGGCAACATGCTGAAAATGGTGGTGCGGGAAATGAGGCACGCTTTGCGATCCAGTGATGAACGTCTGCTGCTGGCGTGCGGCGCCAATACCATCGTGGCGTATACCGAGCCGCTTTCCCGTTTTCTTTCCCGCCTTGAAAGCGTACAGGGACAGCATTTCACCAGGCTTATTGCCACGGATATCGAGCCGTTGCTGAGTATGACGCGGCCTTCAAACGTTAAGGGCTATCTACCGCCCGACCGATTTGCCCAATGCGTTAACCAGCTCATGAGCAACACGATGATCCCGGAAGGAAGCAAAGGTCTTTTGGTGGCGTTGCGTCCGGTTGCCGGGTTGCGTGCCGCTCAGGCATTGACCATTTGCCACTTAAGGCGCTTCGGCGATGTTATTACCCTATCTCAAGGGCGTTTATTGCTATTTCTTTTCACCTGCCGGATGAATGAACTTGATATGGCGTTGAAAACAATTTTTCGTTTATCGGTGGATGAAATATTCAGTCATCGCGTGGTGTGGTCGCAGGATCCACAAATCTTTTCTGAAATTAGCGCATTATCCGCAAGCCGCGGGGATGACGGAATATCCGCGACGAATAATGATATTCCCGCACATCGGAAACCGCTATCACCGGCAAATCAGATAGTCCGCCGCCAACCTGTCACTATTTCTTTACTCACCGGAGAACAGAGAGAAAATACATGCTAA
- the bcsA gene encoding UDP-forming cellulose synthase catalytic subunit gives MNQILRFFLAPAAYQAMRKRYDGYRRQGASAFTAFLTTLLAILGWIFLPLGSDSWQQIRQSRRHWFAHIAPRRPRPADPLRYLIQGIWLLTVRNGQTAAPGKNYFSGLRRRLQRYSDGLPGLFPRGAHSAACADTQAENQAAAPRAATGLQTLSLIVISLLCAALALLCITQPFDLLSQFIFMLLLWSMVMIVRRIPGRMPTLMMIAFSLTVSCRYMWWRYTATLNWDDPLSLTCGVLLLVAETYAWVVLVLGYFQTIWPLNRAPVSLPAESGKWPTVDLLVPTYNEPLEIVKSTIYAAMGMDWPKDKLNIYILDDGSRPEFKAFAEDVGIRYIARTTHEHAKAGNINHALKQAKGEFVAIFDCDHVPTRSFLQLTMGWFFKDKKLAMLQTPHHFFSPDPFERNLGRFRRTPNEGTLFYGLVQDGNDMWDAAFFCGSCAILRRKALDEIGGIATDTVTEDAHTSLRLHRLNYTSAYIRIPQAAGLATESLSAHIGQRIRWARGMAQIFRLDNPLLGKGLKLGQRLCYANAMLHFLSGIPRLIFLTAPLAFLLLHAYIIFAPAVTIALYVFPHMVHASLTNSRIQGRYRHSFWSEIYETVLAWYIARPTTVALFNPHKGKFNVTAKGGLIEEQHVDWIITRPYLLLVLLNIAGLIAGIWRLYCGAPEEMMTVIISLLWVVYNMTILGGAVAVAVETKQVRQSHRVEMSMPAAVLCADGHLFSCIMNDYSDGGVGIAMRAPGLLREGDDVSLLLNRGRQEYAFPFKVTRVAGNKIGLQMAELTTRQHVDFIQCTFARADTWALWQDRVPEDRPLESLRDVLLLGFRGYLRMADYAPPVIRSVIVAFTTLITWVLSFAPRYVGRSPT, from the coding sequence ATGAACCAGATACTACGCTTTTTTCTCGCGCCTGCGGCCTATCAGGCGATGCGAAAACGCTATGACGGTTATCGTCGCCAGGGGGCATCGGCTTTTACCGCTTTTCTAACGACGCTGCTGGCGATACTTGGCTGGATATTCCTGCCGTTGGGATCCGATAGCTGGCAACAAATTCGGCAATCACGCCGCCATTGGTTTGCGCATATAGCGCCGCGCCGCCCCCGCCCTGCCGATCCCCTGCGCTATCTGATACAGGGGATATGGTTATTGACCGTCAGGAACGGACAAACGGCGGCGCCCGGCAAAAATTATTTTTCCGGGCTGCGACGCCGCCTGCAACGCTATAGCGACGGATTGCCAGGCCTTTTCCCACGCGGCGCGCATTCGGCGGCCTGCGCCGATACGCAAGCAGAAAACCAGGCCGCCGCTCCCCGCGCGGCAACGGGTTTGCAGACGCTATCGCTTATCGTCATCAGTCTGTTATGCGCCGCTCTGGCCCTCCTGTGCATCACTCAGCCGTTCGATCTTTTATCACAGTTTATTTTTATGCTGCTCCTGTGGAGCATGGTGATGATTGTCCGCCGCATACCGGGGCGCATGCCGACGCTAATGATGATCGCGTTCTCCCTGACCGTTTCCTGTCGTTATATGTGGTGGCGTTATACCGCAACGCTCAATTGGGATGACCCCTTGAGCCTGACCTGCGGCGTGCTGCTGCTGGTGGCGGAAACCTATGCCTGGGTCGTGCTGGTGCTGGGCTACTTTCAGACCATCTGGCCGCTTAACCGTGCCCCGGTTTCCTTACCGGCGGAGAGTGGAAAATGGCCGACGGTGGATCTGTTGGTGCCGACCTATAACGAACCGCTGGAGATAGTAAAATCAACCATTTACGCCGCCATGGGCATGGACTGGCCAAAAGATAAACTCAATATCTATATCCTTGATGACGGCAGCCGTCCTGAATTCAAAGCCTTCGCCGAAGACGTCGGCATACGCTACATCGCCCGCACGACCCATGAACATGCGAAAGCCGGGAATATCAACCACGCGCTGAAACAGGCTAAAGGCGAATTCGTCGCCATTTTCGACTGCGACCATGTCCCCACCCGTTCATTCCTGCAATTAACCATGGGATGGTTCTTTAAAGATAAAAAGCTGGCGATGTTACAAACGCCTCACCACTTTTTCTCGCCCGATCCCTTCGAGCGCAACCTTGGCCGTTTCCGCCGCACCCCCAACGAGGGAACCCTGTTCTACGGCTTGGTGCAGGACGGTAACGATATGTGGGATGCCGCCTTTTTCTGCGGCTCATGCGCCATTCTGCGCCGTAAAGCCCTGGATGAAATTGGCGGCATCGCGACCGATACCGTCACGGAAGACGCCCATACGTCGTTGCGCCTTCACCGGCTCAACTACACCTCCGCTTATATTCGTATCCCGCAGGCCGCCGGACTGGCCACAGAGAGCCTGTCGGCGCATATCGGACAACGCATCCGCTGGGCCAGGGGAATGGCGCAGATCTTCCGGCTGGATAATCCGCTGTTGGGAAAAGGCCTGAAATTGGGGCAACGGCTATGCTATGCCAACGCCATGCTGCATTTTCTGTCGGGTATTCCCCGTTTGATTTTCCTTACCGCGCCCTTAGCCTTTCTGTTATTGCACGCCTATATCATTTTCGCCCCGGCGGTAACCATCGCCCTGTATGTTTTCCCGCATATGGTTCACGCCAGCCTGACGAACTCTCGCATTCAGGGGCGTTACCGCCACTCGTTCTGGAGTGAAATCTATGAAACCGTGCTGGCGTGGTACATCGCCAGGCCCACCACCGTGGCGCTATTTAACCCGCATAAAGGCAAATTTAACGTTACCGCCAAAGGGGGGCTGATAGAGGAACAGCACGTTGACTGGATAATCACCCGGCCTTATCTGCTGCTGGTGCTGTTGAATATCGCCGGGCTGATAGCCGGAATATGGCGTCTGTATTGCGGCGCCCCCGAAGAAATGATGACCGTTATCATCAGTCTGCTGTGGGTTGTCTACAACATGACGATCCTTGGCGGAGCCGTCGCGGTTGCCGTAGAGACGAAACAGGTGCGCCAGTCGCACCGGGTGGAAATGTCGATGCCTGCCGCGGTTCTCTGCGCTGACGGCCACCTCTTCTCTTGCATAATGAACGACTATTCCGACGGCGGCGTAGGGATAGCGATGCGCGCCCCCGGACTGCTGCGGGAAGGCGACGACGTTTCCCTGTTATTAAATCGCGGCCGCCAGGAGTACGCCTTTCCTTTTAAAGTCACCAGAGTCGCCGGCAATAAAATCGGCCTACAGATGGCGGAACTGACCACCAGACAACATGTTGATTTTATTCAATGTACCTTTGCCCGGGCAGATACCTGGGCACTATGGCAAGACCGCGTCCCCGAAGACAGACCGCTCGAAAGCCTGCGTGATGTACTGCTGCTGGGCTTCCGTGGCTACTTACGTATGGCGGATTACGCGCCCCCGGTTATCCGCAGCGTCATTGTCGCTTTCACCACCCTGATTACGTGGGTGCTGTCGTTCGCACCGCGTTACGTGGGGAGAAGCCCGACATGA
- the bcsG gene encoding cellulose biosynthesis protein BcsG, giving the protein MNEKKTHAQQNQNAWRYWRGLGGWNLYFLLKFALLWFGYLNFHPLLNLVFLAFLLMPIPPLWLHRWRHIIAIPIGIGLFYHDTWLPGINTIFHQGGYLIDFDALYLLELINRFVNWQMVGAALVMVVAYLFFCQWIRITVFTVAILGWLNVVHLTGPMVSLTPNATAAVAGNSSSPAGGAALSLPADDLPPTNENLTAYLNQFYAREKERVSAFPESLPEDAQPFDLLIINICSLSWSDMEDSQLMNHPLWGKFDILFSNFNSATAYSGPAAIRLLRASCGQESHHDLYQPANQQCYLFDNLAKLGFEKQLMLDHSGASSLSGSYLQGLHDYGGLPSTMMSQAGISYQLASFEGEPLYNDLELLNRWLNNRSGTGRNATFFNLIPLHDGNRFVGTNKSADFRPRAKILFDQLDTFFDALQKSGRKVMVVVVPEHGAALVGDKMQMSGLREIPSPSITHVPTGVKLFGLQAPPQSTPLDVKSKSSFLAISALISRMVDGKVFSAPVIDWPVLVKDLPQTEAISENENAVVMPYQGKPYIRLNGGEWVPYPQ; this is encoded by the coding sequence ATGAACGAGAAAAAAACACATGCGCAACAAAATCAAAATGCGTGGCGCTACTGGCGTGGATTGGGCGGCTGGAATCTCTACTTTTTACTTAAGTTCGCCTTGCTATGGTTTGGCTATCTTAATTTTCACCCATTACTTAATCTGGTATTTCTGGCGTTTTTATTGATGCCGATTCCGCCGCTCTGGTTGCACCGTTGGCGGCATATTATTGCTATTCCGATCGGGATCGGCTTGTTTTATCACGATACGTGGCTGCCGGGAATAAATACGATTTTTCATCAGGGCGGCTACCTTATAGACTTCGACGCGCTATATTTGCTGGAGTTAATCAATCGATTTGTTAACTGGCAGATGGTTGGCGCCGCGTTGGTGATGGTGGTGGCTTATCTGTTTTTCTGCCAATGGATTCGCATAACGGTATTTACCGTCGCCATCCTGGGATGGTTAAACGTGGTTCATCTCACCGGCCCCATGGTTTCTCTGACGCCGAATGCGACGGCGGCGGTTGCCGGCAATTCGTCAAGCCCGGCTGGCGGCGCGGCGCTATCGTTGCCCGCCGATGACCTTCCGCCCACCAATGAGAACTTGACCGCCTACCTGAATCAGTTTTATGCGCGGGAAAAGGAACGGGTATCGGCCTTTCCCGAGTCGCTGCCTGAGGATGCGCAACCCTTTGATTTATTGATTATCAATATCTGTTCGCTTTCGTGGTCGGATATGGAGGACTCACAGCTGATGAATCATCCGCTGTGGGGTAAGTTCGATATTCTGTTCAGTAATTTCAATTCAGCGACGGCTTATAGCGGGCCTGCCGCCATTCGTTTATTGCGGGCAAGCTGCGGCCAGGAGTCGCATCACGATTTATATCAACCCGCAAATCAACAATGCTATCTGTTTGATAATTTGGCTAAGCTGGGCTTTGAAAAGCAACTGATGCTCGATCACTCAGGCGCGTCCTCCCTGTCGGGGAGTTACCTGCAGGGGCTCCATGATTACGGGGGGCTGCCGTCGACGATGATGTCTCAGGCAGGAATCAGCTACCAGCTGGCCTCATTTGAAGGCGAGCCGCTTTATAACGATCTGGAGTTACTTAACCGCTGGTTGAATAATCGTTCAGGGACAGGGCGCAACGCGACCTTCTTCAACCTGATTCCGCTGCATGACGGTAACCGTTTTGTCGGCACGAATAAATCGGCTGACTTCAGACCACGGGCGAAAATTCTGTTCGATCAATTGGATACTTTCTTCGATGCGCTGCAAAAGTCAGGACGAAAAGTCATGGTCGTCGTCGTGCCGGAACATGGGGCGGCATTGGTGGGCGATAAAATGCAGATGTCCGGGTTGCGCGAGATACCCAGCCCAAGCATTACTCATGTCCCCACCGGCGTGAAGCTGTTCGGTTTACAGGCTCCGCCGCAAAGCACGCCGTTGGATGTTAAATCCAAGAGCAGTTTCCTGGCCATTTCCGCATTGATTTCACGCATGGTGGATGGAAAAGTCTTCTCTGCGCCGGTAATTGACTGGCCGGTATTGGTAAAAGACTTACCGCAAACGGAAGCGATTTCAGAGAATGAAAACGCGGTTGTCATGCCGTATCAGGGTAAACCTTATATTCGTCTTAATGGCGGGGAGTGGGTGCCTTATCCGCAGTAA
- the bcsB gene encoding cellulose biosynthesis cyclic di-GMP-binding regulatory protein BcsB encodes MTKKTTWFTVIALGISSLSQAAITPSTETAALPQPTVSAPISPETPPDNRAPVRSVKLPFAQIAPSPGAISLRGTSPYGQIEFGVRGDEVVTQAALDLEFTPSPSLTPIESHLKVYLNDELMGVAGITQDRLGKPSRVQMPIDPRYISDFNRIRLEFIGHYPNICESPASSSLWLDISKSSALELRFQTLPLKNELSPFPAPFFDNRDNRPLTLPMVFSGQPDLAQQRAAAILASWFGSKAQWRGQSFPAMFNQLPDRHAVVFATNAQRPDFLRDMPPVNAPTVSIINHPDNPYTKLLLVQGRDDSDLITAVKGMVQGNILFRGQSVTVDKVEQLAPRQPYDAPNWVRTDRPMTFAELQQYEGQLQTSGTVPYPIALNLNLPPDLFLIRSQGIDMKLKYRYTAPQLKDGSRLSVHLNNQFVQAFSLAPEHDQDSLLLRLPLTQGLWDSDKNLKIPALKLGTINQLRFDFTYTTLLASGAAGRCETYTPVVNHAMIDGSSTIDFSGYRHFMPMPDLSAFVTAGYPFSRLADLSQTLVLIDKHPTASQVSTLLNALGSIGARIGYPALAMQLSDDWVEAGKQDVDILLIGAIPPELRNDEKINLLVNAAQSWVKQPVRQAAMADMGAPADDVKPDTKTAISSEAPMSAIIGIQSPYHDRRSIVALLADSPQGYALLNNALTDDGKRAAVFGSAAVIRDSGVNSLLVGDVYYVGHLPWWERVWHALATHPVLLAGISTLTVVVIAWLLWRVLKRISRRRLSPDEKD; translated from the coding sequence ATGACGAAAAAAACTACCTGGTTTACCGTAATTGCCTTAGGCATCAGCTCGTTGTCTCAGGCCGCCATTACGCCGAGCACTGAGACGGCAGCCCTGCCCCAGCCCACCGTAAGCGCACCGATATCGCCGGAGACACCACCGGACAACCGCGCGCCCGTACGCAGCGTAAAGCTGCCGTTCGCCCAGATTGCGCCCTCGCCGGGCGCCATTTCCCTGCGCGGCACCAGCCCGTACGGGCAGATCGAGTTCGGCGTACGCGGCGATGAGGTGGTTACGCAGGCCGCGCTCGATCTGGAATTCACCCCATCCCCGTCGCTGACGCCCATCGAGTCGCACCTCAAGGTTTATCTGAATGATGAACTGATGGGGGTCGCCGGCATCACCCAGGATCGGTTAGGCAAACCCAGCCGGGTGCAGATGCCGATCGACCCTCGCTATATCAGCGACTTTAACCGTATACGGCTGGAGTTTATCGGTCATTATCCGAACATTTGCGAAAGCCCGGCCAGCTCTTCGCTGTGGCTGGACATCAGCAAATCGAGCGCTCTCGAACTGCGGTTCCAGACGTTACCCCTGAAAAACGAACTTTCTCCTTTCCCGGCGCCCTTTTTTGATAACCGGGATAACCGGCCGTTGACGCTGCCGATGGTATTCAGCGGCCAACCGGATCTGGCGCAACAGCGTGCGGCGGCGATCCTGGCGTCCTGGTTCGGCAGCAAAGCCCAATGGCGCGGGCAATCATTCCCGGCCATGTTTAACCAACTGCCGGATCGGCATGCCGTGGTGTTCGCCACTAATGCGCAACGCCCGGACTTCCTGCGCGATATGCCGCCGGTCAATGCCCCGACCGTTTCCATCATCAACCATCCGGACAACCCGTATACCAAACTGCTACTGGTACAAGGCCGTGATGACAGCGATCTGATCACCGCCGTGAAAGGCATGGTGCAGGGCAACATCCTGTTCCGCGGGCAGAGCGTCACGGTGGATAAGGTTGAACAGCTGGCGCCGCGGCAGCCTTACGATGCGCCGAACTGGGTACGAACCGACCGTCCGATGACCTTTGCCGAACTGCAACAGTATGAAGGACAGCTGCAAACCAGCGGTACGGTGCCCTACCCTATTGCGCTGAATCTGAACCTGCCGCCCGATCTTTTCCTGATCCGCAGCCAGGGTATCGATATGAAGCTGAAATATCGTTATACCGCACCGCAACTCAAAGACGGTTCCCGCCTGAGCGTACACCTGAATAACCAGTTTGTTCAGGCGTTCTCGCTGGCGCCGGAGCACGATCAGGATTCGCTGCTGCTGCGTTTGCCGTTGACGCAGGGATTATGGGATTCAGATAAGAACCTGAAGATCCCGGCGCTAAAACTGGGAACCATCAATCAACTGCGTTTTGATTTCACCTACACGACGCTGCTTGCCAGCGGCGCGGCCGGACGATGCGAAACCTACACCCCGGTCGTCAACCACGCAATGATTGACGGCAGCTCAACAATCGACTTTTCCGGCTACCGTCACTTTATGCCCATGCCGGATCTGAGCGCCTTTGTTACCGCAGGCTACCCTTTCAGCCGTTTGGCCGATTTGTCGCAAACGCTGGTCCTGATCGATAAACATCCCACGGCCTCGCAGGTCAGTACGTTGCTTAACGCCTTAGGCAGCATCGGCGCACGCATCGGTTACCCGGCGTTAGCCATGCAATTAAGCGATGACTGGGTAGAAGCCGGCAAGCAGGACGTTGATATTTTGCTGATCGGCGCCATCCCTCCCGAACTGCGTAATGATGAAAAAATCAATCTGTTGGTGAATGCCGCCCAAAGCTGGGTAAAACAACCGGTGCGCCAGGCCGCGATGGCGGACATGGGCGCGCCGGCCGATGACGTCAAGCCAGACACCAAAACGGCCATCAGTTCCGAAGCGCCGATGTCCGCCATCATCGGCATTCAGTCTCCCTATCACGATCGGCGCAGTATTGTCGCGCTGCTGGCGGATAGCCCGCAGGGCTACGCGCTGTTGAATAATGCGCTGACCGATGACGGCAAACGCGCCGCCGTGTTCGGCTCGGCGGCGGTTATCCGCGACTCCGGCGTCAACAGCCTGCTGGTCGGCGACGTCTATTACGTCGGCCATCTGCCGTGGTGGGAGCGAGTCTGGCATGCGCTGGCGACACACCCGGTATTGCTGGCGGGCATTTCCACCCTGACCGTCGTCGTCATCGCCTGGTTGTTATGGCGCGTGCTGAAGAGAATCAGCCGTCGCCGTCTGTCGCCCGATGAAAAAGATTAA